The Brachypodium distachyon strain Bd21 chromosome 4, Brachypodium_distachyon_v3.0, whole genome shotgun sequence nucleotide sequence ATATTTTTTGCTGACTCACAAATTCCATTGGCCGTCGTTGTTTTAACGCCAGAGGCTTCGAGAAGCAGCTCtgaaagaggaagaggagttaTTTCTTTCAGTCGACCGGACTATAACTCTTCTCGGTTTGACTGATTCTATGTCAAGGTTATACATCAGCACGATGCTTCATTATTTCTTTTCATCCAGTGTACAGTTAATTTCTATATGCACAGAGGAGGGTTGTGTTTACGACATCTTGTCAAGTCCTCCGACTGTCCCTTCAAAATAGTGCCTCTAAGTGTTCAGTATTTACTAATGCATATATGTCCACCTTCAGTGTTGAAGGTTAGTAGATTTTAGGAATATTAGCAATTGTGTGATATGTGATAGCAAGGAGTTTcctgccttttctttctttccttttcccaTTTGGGTTAGttcttgaaaggaaaaaatgaaTAAAGATAGCAACTGGTATTTTGAGTAGTTGCTCCGGTGTTTTTCATGTAGTATTTAGTACTTGACATGCTTAAATTTGTAGCCATTATTCACCAGTACTACAAAAATTCTTGCAGTTTATGTTCTGGAGCGGAACATTTGTATCAAGTTGTGCATGGAGCTGTGCCAGATGGCTTTTGGAATTCTGGAGCAAACATTGCATCCAGTGAAGTGGCAGTTCATGTTCTGAACCATATTTTTAAGAAGTTAAATGAAGTCTGTCTCGTGGAAGATGGCGAGGTTACAACAAGACCTAGCTGTCCAAATATCTGATTGTTTGTGTTTCTTTTCAGAATGCTCACTAACCTGTTGTTGAAAACTAAATTTTAGGGTGAACCGTATCATATGCTGCTAGTGATATTTGCTGGAAGCTTGTTACCTTATCTTCATTGTCTTGATTCCTGGCTTTATGATGGCATTCTTGATGACCCTTATGAAGAGGTATTTCAGAACCATCTTCTGTAACTGTTTATGAGAGATAACTCATAACATTAAAAGGTTGCTCAATATATCAGTGTGCAAACCCTAGAACTTAAGAATGAACTATCATGTTTGGTTGGTCTTAGCATTCCTCAAAATTAAACTTAAACCATGCGAGTATCATTGTTATGCTTCAAACCCTGTAGACTTCAGCAAAGGCATAAATAACTCTTGGCTTCCTCTCATTTTTGGGGACTGGCTGGAATCCTGTCCCTCTACTGTAAGTCGGCCGTAATTGATAATCCCATATTCCCGTGTAAGTTTAATAACTCTTCAAACCTTTTTTAAAAATGACCGCTGAGGGTTAATAACTTACTTTGTGATATTATGCAGTTAATCATTACCATTATTCTTATACCAGCTTATTGTAACCATCTAGGGAATTGGATAAACGGTTTCCACTTTTGCAGCGTCACTTGAAATTTGAAGGTTTGACTGTTTTGATCTGAAAATCTCTCTTCTGTAGATGttcttttatgcaaataaTGCAGTTACAGTAGATCAACCCTCCTTCTGGGAAATGAGCTATATGCTCAGAGTAAGAGGATCGCGAGCTGACAATTCATCAACTTTAACTGACACTGAATCTATCAGGACAAAGGAATCAAACAAGCAGGAACCAGCTAATACAGGAGCTTGCTTGAAAGCCAGTAATCAAGGTTACGTGGATATACTATGTCCAGTGTTCTTGAAGGATATTGCAAGAGCCATTGTATCTGCTGGAAAATCATTTCAGCTTGTCCAGCATGTTCAAAGCACACATCATACTAGAACTCACGAGGGTACAAATGGGTTTGATGTTGATCAGCATTCCAATCACAGTAGTCGACTGAATCGGCCAGATATATTAAGTTTTGAAATCAAGGCGGGGCATCTAACATGTGAAGATGATCTTAGAAAATCTACTGGCCAGTTTGGACATGATGCTCGTGAAATGGGACTCTTAACTTTGTCTGAGATATTCTTGATATGCCTATCTGGTCTGTTAGAAAATGGTGACCATGTTTATGAATACTTAAGAAACCTGCCCGCTGGTAGTACTCCAGATGTCAAAGCTTTACTGGAATGCAAGAGTGATGCACAAGGAACAAAGGAAGCATGTGCAGAAAACAGCTCTGAAAAGACTTGGTTAAAGCTCCTAAGAGATGCTATATCAGGAAGAAAATGTGATGATATGGAGAAAACCCTGTCCAAAAGTGCTGCTATGAGGGATCCAACATCTGTTCATGAATATTTGCAAGATCTATCTTCCAATGCAGTGGACAGACATTTCAGTCCATGTTGTTATGAAAATCCAGCCATCACTACTTGTGGAGATGCACTGCGGAGGAATCCAAACTCTTGGAGCAACTTGAATATCTCTAAATGCTTTGATCTTCCTCCGCTGAATGATGAGAACATGCGGAGAGCTATATTTGGTGATCACCATTCTGCTGGAACTAGCATTTGTGGCGATACACAATCTACAACATCTTTTCCCAGACTGGATGGAACCGATTATAAGTTTGGCTTTCAGTTTGATGACTTGGAATATGTCCGCCAAGAGGATGATAGAAGGACCTTGGAGGACCTTTATGCATTTCCGACTCTTCTTCCATGTGTCAATGTAAGAGTTGCTTCTGAAGTATGGTTTAGTTTGTTCTTCAAGTTTTCTCATTAGCTGTACTGTAACCCGATTGCCTTTACTCCTTCAGGAAAATGTCCCGTTGTCGGAGATCTTACCTTTGCAGAAAGATAGTACGCTTGCGTCGAGAGTTCTGAAGTTTATTCAGAGCATGGCTTTGAAAGACCCCCTTCATCCAGTGGGTATTATCCAAGAATGCCTTTCTAAATGTATAAAGAGACAGGTCTGCTCAAAAGTGATATTTGCACTCTATTTCTTCTGAGTTCGTATGTATAATAACAGGCTTGTGCTTTCTTCGCCTTTGTTAGGTGGATCACATTGGCAGGCAAATCCTATGCAAGCTAATGGGTGAATGGAGATTAATGGACGAACTCTTAGTATTACGAGCTATCTATTTGCTAGGATCAGGTGTGCTATACAGTGGGTTTTAACCTTTTAACTATGTTTTCCTTCACAAAAACTTTTTGCTGTATGGGAAAGATGCTTTTACTTGATTAATATTCTTTTGAGAATCAGTAAGGATATAAATATATCTAGAATGATTCAACTTGAGCCTTCAGGTGACATGCTGCAGCAGTTTCTGATAACAATTTTTGATAAGCTCGATAAGGGGAATTCCTGGGATGATGATTTTGAGTTGAATACTTTATTGCAGGTGAGTACTTAAGTCAACTTTGTGATTTATATTTATGTCCATCATTACTCTTAAGTTAATCCTTGCTTGCAGGAATCCATAAGATACTCAGCTGATAAAATGCTCCTAACTGCTCCAGATTCGCTGGTTGTTTCACTAGCAAAGCCTGACCCACGATATGATGAGGAAAGTGCATTAACTTCCAGAAAAGGCCGTGCACAAGGTTTTGGCATTGATGCACTTGACGTGCTTAATTTCACGTATAAGGTATGTACCAAATAACTATTAACATTTATCTGTGTTACTTTGTTCATGTATTTTGGTGGTGTCAGGTGTCTTGGCCTCTTGATCTAATTGCTAATGCGGAGGCTCTGAAGAAGTATAATCAGGTAAGTACTTTCTATAATAGTATTTAAACAGAGTGCAATGTGTATGAGATGATGGCTTTGCTCATTTTGCTGGACCAGGTCATGGGATTCTTACTGAAGGTCAAGCGTGCAAAGTTTGTGTTGGATGAAACTCGGAAGTGGATGTGGAAGGTATTCTGCAATCAAATCAacatttgcttcttcttttatgCAGTTGGTATAGTGTATTAgtgttgtgacttgtgagttGGATACTTGGATTTGGTCTCTTGCCAGCGTGCAGGCTTCATTCTGATGTATCAACCCTTTTCCACTGGCAGGGCAGGGGCAGCACGGCACATAATTTTAAACAACACTTGATAGTAGGGCAGAAGCTCCTCCATTTCGTCGATGCATTTCATCAATATGTCATGGACCGAGTGAGTTGAGATGGTTTAGATTCATTTCACTATATGAGACTATGACTGTCTCAAATTGAACTCCTTTTAAAACAATTGAGTAGGTGTATCATAGTGCATGGACTGAGCTTTGTGATGGCATGGCATCTGCTACCACACTGGACGAAGTCATGGAAGTTCATGAGGCATATCTTTCTTCTATTCAGCGGCAATGCTTTGTGGCATCCGATAAGTTGGTGAGAACATTGCAATCTCACCCCAAAAAAAGCAATGCtcaatttcaaacttttaaacTACAGCtaagaaatttgaatgttCATTACTGTGTGTATTGCAGTGGGCCCTCATCGCCAGTCGAGTCAAGACTATACTAGGATTGGCGCTAGACTTCCACAATGTGGAGCAAACTCTCGGTACCGGTGGAACCACTCCAGCTGTTAGGTCAAGATGTGAGATGgagctggatcggatcgacaAGCAATTCGACGAGTGTGTTGTGTTCCTCTTGAGGGTAGGTTTCTATCTACTTAAGCAAAATTCAGTGATCTGTTGTACTGCCGGAGATGTATGTTTTCTGTAGATTCAATCTTGCAACCCCCCTTGCAGATCCTATCTTTCAAGCTCAACGTGGGTCATTTTCCACATCTCGCTGACCTGGTCACGCGGATCAATTACAATCACTACTACATGTCTGACACTGGAACCTTCTCTGCGATCCCTGGGTCCCGGTCACGGCAGCAGCCTTGATAGGAATTGTAGGTGTTCTCCTTCTGCGGAGAATGTATGTACAAGGAGTTGTAAGTTTGTAGCAAGCGAACCTGAGGCAGCCAGCCAGTAGTTTCTGAATCCCTTCATTTTATTCCCCCGCGGTTTTGAGGATGTAACACTGTTTGATTTATTTCCCAGGTTCAGTTGTATGTGTGCACATGAGTTGTTCCCAGAGCTCCGTAAGTCTGACATTTAGTAGAAAATGGTTGGATTCCTTGTGCTGGAACACAAGTTGCAATATATGTTTGAGAACGTCCCGAGCACCCTTTCAAAAGATTGCCTGCGACTGTGAGTACACTTGAGTTCCATaacaaaattttaaaagaaaaacacaaagtaCATATCCCGAGTCAAACGGCTAGGTTACATGGATTTGCATGCTTCAACCTTGTTCGCAAAGCAAGGTTGGTGTCTCTTGACAAACCCCAAAACCCGTAGTCTCCTTGTGCACGGGTGTTCAAGGCGAGATATTACCCTCGCGGTGATGTTCTGGGGGCACAATCAAGGGACGGAACTTCATACACCTGGTGAAGTACATTAAAGGAGGAGAACTGCTCAGCAATGTAATATCAACATAACAACAGCACCTCCATGAGATTTGACCAACGCAATTACCGAGGCAAGAGGTAACCCAGACCATGTATTGTATGCATCTAACTGGTTTGAGATTCTATACCAAGCACAGGGCAAAACTGACTGAATTATATCAAGGAAATATCACTATCAAGGAAACTGAGGAGCATTTCTCCGCTAGCTATAGGGAAGGATTACACAATTACACTCGCTCAGAAGCAAACAGCATGGACTACAACAAGGAATTATAACAGTTGCAATCATTATTGATCCCTCAAAAGGGCTCAATGCCCATTCGCCGGGCGATAGGATGGATAGCGGCCTGCACCATTCACCGAGGTCGGCTGGTAGGGGTAGCCATTTACATCTGCCCCGAAGTTTGGCATGGAGGAGTTGTCAGCGTGGCTGTATGGCCACTGACTCATCTCAAATTGACTGTTGGAGTACGAGGGGAGATCAAACTGCGAGTAACTCCTGTCTCCAAGCCCTTGGGGAGCACCGTTCAGATCACTATAGTACATCAGAGGTTCCTCGTCGTAGTATTGCTCGGTCTGATCAAACTGGTATGTGTCACCAAACATGCCATAATCAGGTGTGCTGACTCTAGTGTGTATACTGTTGGGCAAAGAGAATTGCCGATAGAATCCTGGCTGTAGAACCTTCCTTCTGTCGCTGAGCCCTTCATCCAGCAATTCGTTGATGATGTCTAGATGCGGAAACTCATCACCGACCAGGCCTTGTGGTTGGTATGGAGTAAATCTGGTAGAAATTTCTGACAACTGTACCTTGCCTCGTGGTCTTCCATTCAAATTGAGCTTCTCAAACTCATTAACGATGCTTGAATTTGGTAGGCTATGAtcactactgctgctgctgcagcttgcCTGCTGCGAGCTCTCTTCTCGCCACTGGTACTGGTTGAGTGACTCAGGCTTCACGGTTCCAAACGTAAATCCAGGCTTCAGTGATGACTTGTCTTCCATAGACAAGTTATCTGATGACAGAATGGAAGGTGATGATGAAAACATCGATTGTGATTGGGCAACTCCTTGTTCTGATGAACTTGTCTGATGTGTGAAACCGCTTGCACCAATG carries:
- the LOC100828536 gene encoding gamma-tubulin complex component 5, whose amino-acid sequence is MVLPQQTGGLLEADVTESFIHKLQLSVSNGLPHAAPVPASRAEEDELVKSVFQVLQGFDTLLLYWDENVPAYCEKAGTYVSHLSRASLGSVLKPLLFAATCLKLVELFVGKVRSCGHGTPTLNAFASSVHSWLMRLREAALKEEEELFLSVDRTITLLGLTDSMSSLCSGAEHLYQVVHGAVPDGFWNSGANIASSEVAVHVLNHIFKKLNEVCLVEDGEGEPYHMLLVIFAGSLLPYLHCLDSWLYDGILDDPYEEMFFYANNAVTVDQPSFWEMSYMLRVRGSRADNSSTLTDTESIRTKESNKQEPANTGACLKASNQGYVDILCPVFLKDIARAIVSAGKSFQLVQHVQSTHHTRTHEGTNGFDVDQHSNHSSRLNRPDILSFEIKAGHLTCEDDLRKSTGQFGHDAREMGLLTLSEIFLICLSGLLENGDHVYEYLRNLPAGSTPDVKALLECKSDAQGTKEACAENSSEKTWLKLLRDAISGRKCDDMEKTLSKSAAMRDPTSVHEYLQDLSSNAVDRHFSPCCYENPAITTCGDALRRNPNSWSNLNISKCFDLPPLNDENMRRAIFGDHHSAGTSICGDTQSTTSFPRLDGTDYKFGFQFDDLEYVRQEDDRRTLEDLYAFPTLLPCVNENVPLSEILPLQKDSTLASRVLKFIQSMALKDPLHPVGIIQECLSKCIKRQVDHIGRQILCKLMGEWRLMDELLVLRAIYLLGSGDMLQQFLITIFDKLDKGNSWDDDFELNTLLQESIRYSADKMLLTAPDSLVVSLAKPDPRYDEESALTSRKGRAQGFGIDALDVLNFTYKVSWPLDLIANAEALKKYNQVMGFLLKVKRAKFVLDETRKWMWKGRGSTAHNFKQHLIVGQKLLHFVDAFHQYVMDRVYHSAWTELCDGMASATTLDEVMEVHEAYLSSIQRQCFVASDKLWALIASRVKTILGLALDFHNVEQTLGTGGTTPAVRSRCEMELDRIDKQFDECVVFLLRILSFKLNVGHFPHLADLVTRINYNHYYMSDTGTFSAIPGSRSRQQP